The following coding sequences are from one Rutidosis leptorrhynchoides isolate AG116_Rl617_1_P2 chromosome 11, CSIRO_AGI_Rlap_v1, whole genome shotgun sequence window:
- the LOC139876280 gene encoding uncharacterized protein — translation MHCPVKVRDLLHSENKEPEIIYLTTPKPWNLYNHTRVPKEREDGWMEVQVSKFDLNRELDQDDCLFVNLKFISYEGTLPGLIVNGLEFRPAQTRCTLGVDDEEPLVKLGDDDAPTVADVAVDQGDDGEDNVVDVAVVANVVGITGVVVSDPVTEVIGGADTVLSEPMADVVVPGMDGLELGP, via the exons ATGCATTGTCCGGTCAAAGTACGAGATCTACTCCACAGCGAGAACAAAGAGCCTGAAATTATTTATCTTACAACCCCAAAACCATGGAATTTATACAATCATACTCGGGTTCCGAAAGAAAGGGAAGATGGATGGATGGAAGTTCAAGTGTCGAAATTTGACTTGAATCGTGAACTTGATCAAGATGATTGTCTTTTTGTTAATttaaaattcataagttacgaaggaacccTGCCCGGCCTTATTGTCAATGGCCTCGAGTTTCGTCCAGC TCAAACAAGATGTACTTTGGGAGTGGATGATGAGGAGCCACTAGTGAAATTAGGTGACGATGATGCGCCAACAGTAGCTGATGTTGCAGTTGATCAA GGCGACGATGGTGAGGATAACGTGGTTGATGTGGCAGTTGTGGCTAATGTGGTTGGTATTACTGGTGTTGTTGTGTCTGACCCAGTCACGGAAGTTATTGGTGGAGCGGATACTGTGCTCAGTGAGCCGATGGCTGATGTTGTAGTTCCTGGAATGGACGGCTTGGAACTCGGACCCTAG
- the LOC139876131 gene encoding uncharacterized mitochondrial protein AtMg00810-like: MAYTSTRCEKRLLHGSLNETVYMYQPMGFCNTQHPNHVCLLKCSLYGLKQAPRAWYQRFTDFVATIGFIHSKCEHSLFVYHKDIDIAYLLIYVDDIILTTSSSILRDHLIKLLAEEFAMKELGPLSSFLGISVTRNSSGLFLDQQAYARDITAREDLVQHNPFSTPVDILGKQSASMDKPYSKLTPYRSLASALQYLTFTRPDICYALKQVCLHMHSPHEAQIHSLKRIIRYIKGTLSLGLHILKTTNSSIVSYTDADWADCPDTRRSTFGYCVYLGDKLISWSSNLQEIVSRSSAKEEYRGVANVVAETCWLRNLLLELHDPITKATLVFCDNVSAIYLSGNPVQYQGTKYIELDIHFIREKVARGQVRVMHVPTQF, from the coding sequence ATGGCCTATACATCAACTCGATGTGAAAAACGCCTTTTACATGGCTCTTTAAATGAAACCGTGTACATGTATCAGCCCATGGGATTTTGTAACACGCAACATCCAAATCATGTATGTCTCCTAAAGTGTTCTCTTTATGGATTAAAACAAGCTCCACGAGCATGGTACCAAAGATTTACTGATTTTGTCGCCACCATTGGCTTTATTCATAGCAAGTGTGAACACTCCCTTTTCGTGTATCACAAGGATATTGACATTGCTTATTTGcttatttatgttgatgatataatCTTAACCACTTCTTCCTCGATCCTTCGTGACCACCTTATAAAGCTATTAGCTGAAGAATTTGCTATGAAAGAATTGGGTCCACTTAGTTCTTTCCTTGGTATTTCGGTTACCCGCAATTCTTCGGGTTTGTTTCTAGATCAGCAAGCTTATGCACGGGATATAACTGCGCGTGAAGATTTAGTTCAACACAATCCCTTCAGCACTCCAGTCGACATACTTGGTAAACAAAGTGCTTCTATGGACAAACCTTACTCTAAACTGACACCCTATCGTAGTCTAGCCAGTGCATTACAATACCTAACCTTTACACGACCGGATATCTGTTATGCCTTAAAACAAGTTTGTTTACACATGCACTCGCCTCATGAAGCACAAATACATTCTCTCAAACGTATTATCCGCTATATTAAAGGTACATTATCTCTTGGATTACATATTTTGAAAACAACGAATTCCTCCATCGTATCCTACACCGATGCTGATTGGGCAGATTGCCCCGATACTCGTCGGTCTACTTTTGGGTACTGTGTTTATTTGGGTGATAAGTTAATCTCTTGGTCTTCTAATCTTCAGGAAATCGTGTCAAGATCAAGTGCTAAAGAAGAATATAGGGGTGTTGCCAATGTGGTAGCTGAAACTTGCTGGCTACGCAATTTACTACTAGAACTACATGATCCCATTACCAAAGCAACACTCGTTTTTTGTGACAATGTTAGTGCCATTTACTTATCTGGCAATCCGGTGCAGTATCAAGGGACAAAATACATTGAGTTAGATATTCATTTCATTCGTGAAAAAGTGGCACGTGGACAGGTTCGTGTTATGCATGTCCCAACACAATTTTAG